Proteins from a genomic interval of Calypte anna isolate BGI_N300 chromosome 19, bCalAnn1_v1.p, whole genome shotgun sequence:
- the BHLHA9 gene encoding class A basic helix-loop-helix protein 9, with protein MGFLEAALCSWRSVSHPSQEAGPQQQQQHLSHSLATTTSGAAMGKGAAPEPDSSEEELEVGGAPQGFYGQDLWVSQGSEAATRVRDTQEMKVRKRSRPARSKARRMAANVRERKRILDYNQAFNALRLALKHDLGGKRLSKIATLRRAINRITALSLSLHGTGRCGPCTHSECRGRAGVPGREPGMKPSCPQVPWEPGSVGTSSSQRCPPSSFYAGFYPETQLQRYESPEEDHCLPSPACCSGGTQHPAPRGQQRYTSLRDPLPGAIPWQLGYCQSWGHQQCHPIH; from the coding sequence ATGGGGTTTTTAGAGGCTGCTCTGTGTTCCTGGAGGAGTGTCTCCCACCCCTCCCAGGAGGCAggaccacagcagcagcagcagcacctctccCACTCCCTCGCCACAACCACGTCTGGAGCAGCCATGGGGAAAGGAGCAGCACCAGAGCCCGACAGCTCggaagaggagctggaagtggGGGGTGCCCCCCAAGGGTTCTACGGGCAGGATCTGTGGGTGTCCCAGGGAAGTGAAGCAGCCACCAGGGTGAGGGACACGCAGGAGATgaaggtgaggaagaggagcaggcCGGCACGCTCCAAGGCCAGGAGGATGGCTGCCAATGTCAGGGAGCGTAAGAGGATCCTGGATTACAACCAAGCCTTCAATGCCCTGCGGCTGGCCCTCAAACACGACCTGGGTGGCAAAAGGCTTTCCAAAATCGCTACCCTCCGGCGAGCCATCAACAGGATCACGgctctgtccctctccctgcacGGCACGGGGCGCTGCGGGCCCTGCACTCACTCCGAGTGCCGGGGCAGGGCCGGGGTCCCTGGGCGGGAGCCGGGGATGaagcccagctgcccccaggTCCCATGGGAGCCCGGTTCTGTGGGCACTTCCAGCTCTCAGCGCTGCCCTCCGTCCTCTTTCTATGCTGGATTTTATCCCGAGACGCAGCTCCAGCGCTACGAGAGCCCAGAGGAGGATCActgcctgcccagccctgcctgctgctccggtggcacccagcaccctgcgCCCCGAGGCCAGCAGAGATACACGAGCCTGCGAGACCCCCTGCCTGGGGCCATCCCCTGGCAGCTGGGCTATTGCCAGAGCTGGGGACACCAGCAGTGCCACCCCATCCACTga